A portion of the Novosphingobium sp. KA1 genome contains these proteins:
- the rfbF gene encoding glucose-1-phosphate cytidylyltransferase: MKAVILAGGLGTRLGEETVVRPKLMVEIGGMPIIWHIMKIYSSFGVDDFIICLGYKGYVIKEFFANYFLHASDVTINLANNHVAVHRNWCEPWRITLVDTGAHTQTGGRLRAVRHYLEDEEPFCFTYGDGVSDVDIGALIDFHRTHGRRATITAVAPPGRFGALEFDAALGSARVTGFREKPEGDGGLINGGFFVLQPEVIDLIDGEDTLWEREPLETLAQDGDLAAYVHRGFWQPMDTLRDRQTLEDHWQKGAPWKRW, translated from the coding sequence TTGAAAGCTGTCATTCTTGCAGGCGGACTGGGCACGCGACTGGGGGAGGAAACCGTCGTCAGGCCCAAGCTGATGGTCGAAATCGGCGGCATGCCGATCATCTGGCACATCATGAAAATCTATTCGAGCTTCGGTGTCGATGATTTCATCATATGCCTTGGTTACAAGGGCTATGTGATCAAGGAATTTTTCGCGAATTACTTTCTTCACGCCTCGGATGTGACGATAAACCTCGCGAACAACCATGTGGCCGTGCACCGCAACTGGTGTGAGCCCTGGCGGATTACCTTGGTCGATACCGGCGCCCATACCCAGACCGGCGGCAGGCTGCGTGCCGTGCGCCACTACCTGGAGGATGAGGAACCGTTCTGCTTCACGTATGGTGATGGTGTCTCCGATGTCGATATCGGCGCGCTGATCGATTTTCACCGGACTCATGGACGCCGGGCCACGATCACCGCCGTGGCGCCGCCGGGACGCTTCGGTGCGCTGGAATTCGATGCTGCGCTGGGCAGTGCGCGCGTCACCGGTTTTCGCGAAAAGCCCGAAGGGGACGGCGGGCTGATCAATGGCGGCTTTTTCGTGTTGCAGCCCGAAGTGATCGACCTGATCGATGGCGAGGACACCTTGTGGGAGCGGGAGCCGCTGGAAACGCTCGCCCAGGATGGTGATCTTGCCGCCTATGTCCACCGCGGCTTCTGGCAACCGATGGATACGCTGCGCGACCGTCAGACGCTGGAGGATCACTGGCAGAAAGGTGCCCCATGGAAGCGCTGGTAA
- a CDS encoding MFS transporter, translated as MKPRLPLLRILEMNLGFFGVQFSFGLQQANIGPIYAYLGASEAAMPLLWLAGPITGLLVQPLVGALSDRTVSPLGKRAPWFLLGAAICSACLFAMPYSSALWMAAGLLWLLDAGNNITMEPYRAYVADRLDAEQQALGFLTQSAFTGLAQTLAYLTPSLLSALLDRALLDANGVPTAVRLAFGLGALISLTSALYSVWRVPELPAPVPPNDMKATWRPLLAEIADALREMPPALRQLALAMLFQWYAMFAYWQYVPFALARALHGTSDAHSPAFRAAVMTAQQLGALYNLVAFAAALAMVPAVGRYGARGVQTICLAAAGLGMLALPAITSPAWLIAPMLGIGLGWAGMMGNNYVLLAAAVPARRTGVYMGLCNILIVLPMLLETVTLPLLYEPVLRGDPRKVLVLAGLLLLAGALAMRFVGTKPDPAERHQA; from the coding sequence ATGAAGCCCCGCCTTCCCCTTTTGCGCATTCTCGAAATGAACCTGGGCTTCTTCGGCGTGCAATTCAGTTTCGGGCTGCAACAGGCCAACATCGGGCCGATCTACGCCTATCTCGGCGCCAGCGAGGCGGCGATGCCGCTGCTATGGCTGGCGGGCCCGATAACCGGCCTGCTTGTCCAGCCGCTCGTCGGCGCGCTCAGCGACCGTACGGTCTCGCCGCTCGGCAAGCGAGCACCCTGGTTCCTGCTCGGCGCGGCGATCTGTTCGGCCTGCCTTTTCGCGATGCCCTACAGCTCTGCGTTATGGATGGCGGCGGGGCTGCTGTGGCTGCTCGATGCCGGCAACAACATCACCATGGAGCCCTACCGCGCCTATGTCGCCGACCGGCTCGACGCGGAACAGCAGGCGCTCGGCTTCCTCACCCAGAGCGCCTTTACCGGACTGGCCCAGACCCTGGCCTATCTCACCCCGTCCCTGCTTTCCGCACTGCTCGACCGTGCACTGCTGGATGCCAATGGCGTTCCCACCGCCGTTCGTCTGGCGTTCGGGCTCGGCGCGTTGATCTCGCTGACGAGCGCCCTCTATTCCGTATGGCGCGTGCCCGAATTGCCGGCGCCGGTACCGCCGAACGACATGAAAGCCACCTGGCGCCCGCTGCTGGCCGAGATCGCCGACGCCCTGCGCGAGATGCCGCCCGCACTGCGGCAACTGGCGCTTGCCATGCTGTTTCAATGGTATGCGATGTTTGCCTACTGGCAATATGTGCCCTTCGCGCTGGCGCGCGCGCTTCACGGCACTTCGGATGCGCATTCCCCGGCTTTCCGCGCCGCCGTGATGACCGCCCAGCAACTCGGCGCCTTGTATAATCTGGTCGCCTTCGCCGCCGCGCTGGCCATGGTCCCCGCGGTAGGCCGCTACGGCGCGCGCGGCGTCCAGACCATCTGCCTGGCCGCTGCGGGATTGGGCATGCTGGCGCTGCCGGCGATCACCTCCCCGGCGTGGCTCATCGCCCCGATGCTGGGTATCGGCCTGGGCTGGGCAGGCATGATGGGCAACAACTACGTCCTGCTGGCCGCCGCGGTCCCGGCCCGGCGGACCGGGGTCTACATGGGTCTTTGCAATATTTTAATTGTCCTCCCGATGCTGTTGGAGACAGTGACCCTGCCCCTGCTCTACGAGCCGGTCCTGCGCGGGGATCCTCGCAAGGTGCTGGTTCTGGCGGGGCTGCTCCTGCTGGCCGGGGCGCTGGCGATGCGTTTCGTAGGCACGAAACCGGATCCAGCCGAACGACACCAGGCCTGA
- a CDS encoding LacI family DNA-binding transcriptional regulator, giving the protein MAGHNDRDRRNDAPRAETGARGEVRTLADIARLAGVSAGTVSRALAGKSLVNVETRERIRALARQHGFRPNQMASKLRSRRTGVIGVVIPLGHEKRQHISDPFFLTLLGHLADELTESGYDLMLSRAIPDGTSDWLERMTGSGMVDGVIIIGQSNQFDVIEQVAATYRPLVVWGHCRKGQTHCVVGTDNEAGGRLAASHLIEAGARRLIFLGDTSGIEIATRFRGAAAAAQQAGVPLSHVSAGLAGEEMGPQIRAALAEMDLGIDGIVAATDLIAMSALRTLHETGRSVPDDVQIIGFDDLPLAAQTMPPLTTIRQEIALGARRMVERLKARIEGEDAHSLVMEPRLVRRASTRG; this is encoded by the coding sequence ATGGCAGGACACAACGATCGCGACCGTCGGAACGACGCACCTCGCGCGGAAACCGGCGCTCGGGGCGAAGTGCGCACTCTGGCCGACATCGCGCGGCTGGCCGGCGTATCCGCGGGCACGGTGTCGCGCGCGCTGGCCGGCAAGTCGCTGGTCAATGTCGAAACCCGCGAACGAATTCGCGCGCTGGCACGCCAGCACGGCTTCCGCCCCAATCAGATGGCCAGCAAGCTGCGCTCGCGCCGCACCGGCGTGATCGGCGTGGTGATCCCGCTCGGCCATGAAAAGCGCCAGCACATCTCCGATCCGTTCTTCCTCACCCTGCTCGGCCATCTGGCCGACGAACTGACCGAAAGCGGCTACGACCTCATGCTGAGCCGCGCGATCCCCGACGGGACAAGCGACTGGCTGGAACGCATGACCGGCTCTGGCATGGTCGACGGGGTCATCATCATCGGTCAGTCGAACCAGTTCGATGTGATCGAACAGGTCGCCGCCACCTATCGCCCGCTGGTGGTCTGGGGGCACTGCCGCAAGGGCCAGACCCACTGCGTGGTCGGCACCGACAACGAGGCGGGCGGGCGCCTTGCCGCCAGCCACCTGATCGAGGCTGGCGCACGGCGATTGATCTTCCTGGGCGACACCTCCGGGATCGAGATCGCCACCCGCTTTCGCGGCGCCGCCGCCGCCGCCCAGCAGGCCGGCGTGCCGTTATCGCATGTCTCGGCTGGGCTGGCGGGCGAGGAGATGGGGCCCCAGATCCGCGCCGCGCTTGCGGAAATGGACCTTGGCATCGACGGGATCGTCGCCGCTACCGACCTTATCGCCATGTCGGCGCTGCGCACGCTGCATGAAACCGGGCGCAGCGTACCGGACGATGTCCAGATCATCGGCTTCGACGATCTCCCGCTCGCCGCGCAGACGATGCCGCCGCTCACCACCATCCGGCAGGAAATCGCGCTCGGCGCCCGGCGCATGGTCGAACGGCTCAAGGCCCGGATCGAAGGCGAAGATGCCCACAGCCTCGTCATGGAACCCCGACTGGTGCGCAGGGCCAGCACGCGCGGGTAA
- a CDS encoding ROK family protein, whose product MTGINAEPGRVGPVAGIELGGTKTVVVLGCPGAIERRIEYPTTTPEETLGRAIETIRPWCEAGQVFSLGVASFGPIRVTREARDFGFMLETPKPGWAGTDIAGVLQRALGCPVGLDTDVNAAALAEYRFGAARDCPTAAYITVGTGVGVGVLVNGAPVHGLLHPEVGHVRLRRAAGDGFAGACPFHGDCIEGLLSGPALAARFGRHPGAVGPDDPAWAAAASDLAELLTMLVLTLSAQRIVVGGGVANRQPHLLPAARALMPALLGGYLRDCTAEALERICVPPALGDDAGPMGALIVGAAA is encoded by the coding sequence ATGACAGGTATCAATGCAGAGCCGGGCCGCGTGGGTCCGGTCGCCGGAATCGAACTGGGTGGCACCAAGACGGTCGTTGTGCTTGGCTGTCCCGGGGCGATCGAACGGCGGATCGAATATCCGACCACTACGCCGGAGGAGACGCTGGGGCGTGCGATCGAGACGATCCGGCCATGGTGCGAGGCGGGGCAGGTTTTTTCCTTGGGCGTCGCCAGTTTCGGGCCTATCCGCGTCACCCGCGAGGCGCGCGACTTCGGTTTCATGCTGGAAACTCCGAAGCCCGGCTGGGCGGGGACGGATATTGCCGGCGTGCTGCAGCGTGCGCTCGGCTGTCCGGTCGGTCTCGATACCGACGTCAATGCCGCGGCGCTGGCGGAGTACCGTTTCGGCGCGGCGCGTGACTGTCCGACGGCAGCCTACATCACCGTGGGCACCGGGGTCGGCGTCGGGGTGCTGGTCAATGGCGCGCCGGTCCACGGACTGCTCCATCCCGAAGTCGGCCATGTGCGCCTGCGCCGTGCAGCGGGCGATGGGTTCGCCGGGGCCTGCCCGTTCCATGGCGACTGCATCGAAGGGCTGCTGAGCGGTCCGGCGCTGGCGGCGCGGTTCGGTCGCCATCCCGGCGCGGTTGGGCCTGACGATCCGGCATGGGCGGCCGCGGCCAGTGACCTGGCGGAGCTTCTGACCATGCTGGTGCTGACGCTTTCCGCGCAGCGCATCGTTGTCGGCGGCGGCGTGGCCAATCGCCAGCCGCATCTCCTGCCTGCGGCCCGAGCGCTGATGCCGGCGCTGCTGGGCGGTTATCTGCGCGATTGCACGGCCGAGGCGCTGGAGCGGATCTGCGTGCCGCCGGCACTGGGCGACGATGCCGGGCCGATGGGCGCGCTCATCGTGGGGGCGGCAGCCTGA